A window of the Brassica oleracea var. oleracea cultivar TO1000 chromosome C1, BOL, whole genome shotgun sequence genome harbors these coding sequences:
- the LOC106325260 gene encoding myosin-binding protein 7 codes for MESRDLIQCCDCGCHHSSPRSSETNNNQLSNNPKVHIENECELLRQTVTSQQQSIQELYDELEKERNAASSAADESMNVMQRLQRDKAELQMDLRQYKLYAGEKMEHDLQEILALEDMVSQREQTILALECEAQGYKHRMMSYGITDEEANGDMSFLDDDYDHEYPSLKCNINENQDPLGADVYVADDENYPPADSPRGRVHLRSLDQRISQMETNPSLEVVGESPRRQRHFRRASSSHLGASKDDVFVESESYKHVSYTENDNNAKGVGDSLDIGDEMSDRVYTIDSGHHGGVTEQKLEAGNVEQVEHGDPDITKLYMRLQALEADRESMKEALLSMRTEKAQMVLLKELAQHLSKEVVPQRRLPLRKTSTDGTLTFTPVFKWITSFVSWRRKARRSKYMYGMSTNSMGLQMVLEKVPRSRNWRCLRSTQV; via the exons ATGGAATCGAGAGATCTAATCCAATGCTGCGACTGTGGATGCCACCATTCCTCTCCACGCTCATCAGAGACTAATAACAACCAATTGTCTAATAATCCCAAAGTCCACATCGAGAACGAATGCGAATTGCTTCGCCAAACAGTCACATCTCAACAGCAATCAATCCAGGAGCTCTACGACGAGCTCGAGAAAGAGCGCAACGCCGCTTCCTCGGCCGCGGACGAGTCCATGAACGTGATGCAGAGGCTGCAGCGCGACAAGGCCGAGCTCCAGATGGACCTTAGGCAGTACAAGCTTTACGCCGGGGAGAAGATGGAGCACGACCTTCAAGAGATTTTGGCCTTGGAGGATATGGTTAGTCAAAGAGAGCAGACGATCTTGGCTCTCGAGTGCGAAGCTCAGGGCTATAAGCATAGGATGATGAGTTATGGGATCACTGACGAAGAAGCTAATGGTGACATGAGCTTCCTTGATGATGATTATGATCATGAGTATCCTTCGTTGAAGTGTAATATAAATGAGAATCAAGATCCTTTGGGGGCTGATGTTTATGTTGCTGATGATGAGAACTATCCACCGGCGGATTCGCCTCGTGGGAGAGTTCATTTGAGGAGTTTGGATCAGAGGATCAGCCAGATGGAGACGAATCCTAGTTTGGAGGTGGTTGGTGAGAGTCCTAGGCGTCAACGGCATTTTAGGAGGGCCTCAAGCTCACACTTGGGAGCATCTAAAGATGATGTTTTTGTTGAATCTGAAAGCTACAAACATGTCTCATATACAGAGAATGATAATAATGCTAAAGGTGTTGGTGACTCATTGGATATAGGAGATGAGATGAGTGATAGAGTTTATACTATTGATTCTGGCCATCACGGCGGTGTAACTGAACAGAAGCTAGAGGCTGGCAATGTGGAACAAGTGGAGCACGGTGATCCTGATATAACGAAGCTCTACATGAGGCTTCAGGCACTGGAGGCCGATAGGGAGTCTATGAAAGAAGCGCTTCTCTCTATGAGGACTGAGAAGGCTCAGATGGTGCTGTTGAAAGAACTCGCTCAGCATTTGTCGAAGGAAGTTGTGCCTCAACGGAGGTTGCCTTTAAGGAAAACATCCACTGATGGGACATTGACTTTTACGCCGGTCTTTAAG TGGATCACATCTTTTGTTTCCTGGAGAAGAAAGGCTCGTCGAAGCAA GTACATGTATGGGATGTCAACAAACAGCATGGGTCTGCAAATGGTTCTAGAAAAGGTCCCTCGATCACGGAATTGGCGATGTCTCAGGAGCACACAAGTGTGA